In Fusobacterium massiliense, a single window of DNA contains:
- a CDS encoding TolC family protein, which translates to MKKTILFFLLSSNLVFATENSLNFSSLLTKIENDRENYEYKNFKNTQDNINVRIKDDKLGDYNGVTITSTYNVSENVFEDKIKKYDKSIQNRMTYGNFFVNYNFVEKDNSYVSYGVEKNLKDLFYSKYDSDLKINKLNLNLNDLSYKKNIQNKKIELVNLYQDILNAKDELEYRKSSYEHYRLEFEKLKKSYELGASPKINVESIELEVEEAEIRINILEEKIKSLYEIAKNQYNVDFNQYSLGEFESLQENFEDLLKNYMQTDIEELENSLKVAKEKEKYSNYDRFMPDLYLGYERVDKNLREDRYYRNQDTGFIKFSKKLFSTDSEYKTNKLEVEKIENELKEKTKKIKDEKLKLKAEYVELKKLASISDKKLENLYKKYKIKEKEYELNRASYLDVIDEYNKYLSQGIATKKVKNDLNAFMYKVKIRN; encoded by the coding sequence ATGAAAAAAACTATTTTATTTTTTCTATTAAGTTCAAATTTGGTGTTTGCAACAGAAAACAGTTTAAATTTTTCTAGCTTGTTAACAAAAATTGAAAATGATAGAGAAAACTACGAATATAAAAATTTTAAAAATACACAAGATAATATAAATGTAAGAATAAAAGATGATAAACTAGGAGATTATAACGGAGTAACAATTACAAGTACTTATAATGTTTCTGAAAATGTTTTTGAGGATAAAATTAAAAAATACGATAAAAGCATTCAAAATAGAATGACTTATGGTAATTTTTTTGTGAACTACAATTTTGTTGAAAAAGACAATTCTTATGTAAGCTATGGAGTTGAAAAAAATTTAAAAGATTTATTTTATTCTAAGTATGATAGTGATTTAAAAATTAATAAGCTGAATTTAAACTTAAATGACTTATCTTACAAAAAAAATATTCAAAATAAAAAAATTGAATTGGTTAATTTATATCAAGATATTTTGAATGCAAAAGATGAGTTAGAATATAGGAAATCTTCTTATGAGCATTATAGATTGGAATTTGAAAAACTTAAAAAGTCTTATGAATTAGGAGCAAGTCCAAAAATAAATGTTGAAAGTATAGAGTTAGAAGTAGAAGAGGCTGAAATTAGAATAAATATATTGGAAGAAAAAATAAAAAGTTTGTATGAGATAGCAAAAAATCAATATAATGTGGACTTTAATCAATATAGTTTAGGAGAATTTGAAAGTCTACAAGAAAATTTTGAAGACTTATTAAAGAATTATATGCAAACTGATATTGAAGAACTTGAAAATAGCTTGAAAGTGGCAAAAGAAAAAGAGAAATACAGTAATTATGATAGATTTATGCCAGATTTATATTTAGGTTATGAGAGAGTGGATAAGAATTTAAGAGAGGATAGATATTACAGAAATCAAGATACTGGTTTTATAAAGTTCTCAAAAAAATTATTTTCAACTGATAGTGAATATAAAACAAATAAATTAGAAGTAGAAAAAATTGAAAATGAATTAAAAGAAAAAACAAAAAAAATAAAAGATGAAAAATTGAAATTAAAAGCTGAATATGTAGAGTTGAAAAAATTAGCTTCTATTAGTGATAAAAAGTTGGAAAATTTATATAAAAAATATAAAATTAAAGAAAAGGAATATGAACTTAATAGAGCAAGTTATTTAGATGTTATTGATGAATATAATAAGTATTTATCTCAAGGAATTGCAACAAAAAAAGTAAAAAATGATTTAAATGCTTTTATGTATAAAGTTAAAATAAGAAATTAG
- a CDS encoding WYL domain-containing protein — MSKKIKVTLPQNIYEIVKNDIEDFNMTSNYFMNFIFFNLNDKYKDLKGNPHLVEEEQKKESIQFNLNKQNSLIYYDVLRENNAQNESEFMRSLLIRYATNPKNKRELFIFKEFFERLNLAIKDKKNVYITFNDDRKVKITPYYIGSSDLEIANYIFCYDVLEGKYKNYKLNYLKQVYTISENGNWKDKEYIENVIKNFDPFLSKGNNIKIWLSKNGEKLLKSIKVNRPKLISSENNIYEFEASEEQVKRYFSYFFDDAIILEPKELKDWFIERYENALKKLKEN, encoded by the coding sequence TTGAGTAAAAAGATAAAAGTTACCTTACCACAAAATATTTATGAAATAGTCAAAAATGATATTGAAGATTTTAATATGACAAGTAACTATTTCATGAACTTTATATTTTTTAACTTAAATGATAAGTATAAAGATTTAAAGGGAAATCCTCATCTTGTGGAAGAAGAACAGAAAAAAGAGAGCATACAATTTAATTTAAATAAACAGAATAGTTTGATTTACTATGATGTTTTGAGAGAAAATAATGCTCAAAATGAATCTGAATTTATGAGGTCTCTACTTATAAGATATGCAACAAATCCAAAAAATAAAAGAGAGCTTTTTATTTTTAAAGAATTTTTTGAGAGATTGAATTTAGCCATAAAAGATAAAAAAAATGTTTATATAACTTTTAATGACGATAGAAAAGTAAAAATAACTCCTTATTATATAGGAAGTTCTGATTTAGAAATAGCTAATTATATATTTTGTTATGATGTTTTAGAGGGAAAATATAAAAATTATAAGTTAAATTACTTGAAGCAAGTCTATACTATATCAGAAAATGGAAATTGGAAAGATAAAGAATATATTGAAAATGTTATTAAAAATTTTGACCCTTTTCTATCAAAAGGAAATAATATAAAAATTTGGTTGAGTAAAAATGGAGAAAAATTATTAAAATCAATAAAAGTAAATAGACCAAAATTAATTTCGTCAGAAAATAATATTTATGAATTTGAGGCATCTGAAGAACAAGTAAAAAGATATTTTTCATATTTTTTTGACGATGCTATAATCTTGGAGCCTAAGGAATTGAAAGATTGGTTTATTGAAAGATATGAAAATGCTTTAAAAAAATTAAAAGAGAATTAA
- the hflX gene encoding GTPase HflX, producing the protein MINGNISGLKDYVLENLEKIYEKKIEKGKILDEETANYISEISNKINREINIAIDRNGNVIDISIGDSSTVNLPLIPVYDKKLSGVRIVHTHPGGNPHLSSVDVSALIKLKLDCIVSIGVSDNGITGYEVAICSIVNDELSYDRTPLTDLNSFDYLDEIKEVEELLRKREIKEDDSEYAILVGIDEEKYLDELEELAYACDVKVVGKFFQKRKKVDPVFLIGSGKVQELSLVRQIRKANLIIFDEELSGLQLKMLEEFTGCKVIDRTTLILEIFARRARTREAKLQVELAQLKYRANRLIGFGITMSRLGGGVGTKGPGEKKLEIDRRIIKKNITYLKNELEAVKKIRATQREKREDSGMPKVSLVGYTNVGKSTLRNILVDLYPSDKNLKKEEVLSKDMLFATLDTTTRTIALKDKRVISLTDTVGFIQKLPHDLIESFKSTLEEVIFSDLILHVADLASQDIFEQIEAVENVLTELKCLDKVKILVLNKIDKAIEGKGQDIVDERINEIKEKYPNYHIIVTSAVTQENLGELIDLIQEYLPMTSYNCKVLIPYSNTDLVAMLHRNAIVKSEEYADNGILIEVILNEKEYNLLGKYILS; encoded by the coding sequence ATGATAAATGGTAATATTTCTGGATTAAAAGATTATGTACTTGAAAATTTGGAGAAAATTTATGAAAAGAAAATAGAAAAAGGTAAGATTCTTGACGAGGAAACGGCAAATTATATAAGTGAGATTAGTAATAAAATAAATAGAGAAATCAATATTGCTATAGATAGAAATGGAAATGTTATAGATATTTCAATAGGGGATAGTAGTACAGTTAATTTACCCTTAATTCCAGTATATGATAAAAAATTATCTGGAGTTAGAATAGTTCATACTCACCCTGGAGGAAATCCACATCTATCTTCAGTAGATGTCTCTGCTTTAATAAAATTAAAACTAGATTGCATAGTGTCAATAGGTGTATCTGATAATGGAATAACTGGATATGAAGTTGCCATTTGTAGTATAGTAAATGATGAACTTAGTTATGACAGAACTCCTTTAACTGATTTAAATAGTTTTGACTATTTAGATGAGATAAAAGAAGTTGAAGAGCTTTTAAGAAAAAGAGAAATAAAAGAAGATGATTCAGAATATGCTATTTTAGTTGGAATAGATGAAGAGAAGTATTTGGACGAATTAGAAGAGCTTGCTTATGCTTGTGATGTTAAAGTTGTAGGGAAATTTTTTCAAAAAAGAAAAAAAGTTGACCCTGTTTTTTTGATAGGTTCTGGTAAAGTTCAAGAGCTTTCATTGGTTAGGCAAATAAGAAAAGCAAATTTAATAATATTTGATGAAGAATTAAGTGGCTTACAATTAAAAATGTTAGAAGAATTTACGGGTTGCAAAGTTATAGATAGAACTACATTAATTTTAGAGATATTTGCAAGAAGAGCAAGAACAAGAGAAGCTAAACTACAAGTTGAGTTAGCTCAGTTAAAATATAGAGCAAATAGACTTATAGGTTTTGGAATAACAATGTCAAGACTTGGTGGTGGAGTTGGAACAAAAGGACCAGGGGAAAAGAAACTTGAAATTGATAGAAGAATTATCAAAAAAAATATAACTTACTTAAAAAATGAGTTGGAAGCCGTTAAAAAGATAAGAGCAACTCAAAGAGAAAAAAGAGAAGATTCTGGAATGCCAAAAGTATCTTTAGTTGGTTATACAAATGTTGGTAAATCTACACTTAGAAATATATTAGTAGACTTGTATCCTAGTGATAAAAATTTAAAAAAAGAAGAAGTATTATCAAAGGATATGCTTTTTGCAACACTTGATACAACTACAAGAACAATAGCATTAAAAGATAAGAGGGTTATATCTCTAACCGATACAGTTGGATTTATTCAAAAGTTGCCTCATGATTTAATAGAATCATTTAAATCGACTTTGGAAGAAGTCATATTTTCAGATTTAATATTACATGTAGCAGACCTAGCATCTCAAGATATATTTGAACAAATTGAGGCAGTTGAAAATGTATTGACTGAATTAAAGTGCTTGGACAAAGTGAAAATATTAGTTTTAAATAAAATAGATAAAGCTATAGAGGGAAAAGGACAAGATATTGTTGATGAAAGAATAAATGAAATTAAAGAAAAATATCCTAATTATCACATCATAGTTACAAGTGCAGTAACACAAGAAAATTTAGGAGAATTAATAGATTTGATTCAAGAATATCTACCTATGACTTCTTATAATTGTAAAGTTTTAATACCTTATTCAAATACGGATTTGGTGGCTATGTTACACAGAAATGCAATAGTAAAAAGTGAAGAGTATGCAGATAATGGAATATTAATTGAAGTAATATTAAATGAAAAAGAATATAATTTGTTGGGGAAATATATTCTTTCATAA